AAGAAAATGAAACTTGTCATTTTCAGGCAAAGATGAATAATATTTTAATAAGTGACTGTTATTTTCCAAAAGGGACGCTACAATATAATACTATTTGGCAAACCCTTGGAAGCTACAATGGCTCTAGCTCGCAAAAAGCAGTTGATGAGAACTGTAAGTCAGGATGGTAAATAGCACCGTGTAGTAAAATTTGACGTTATAAAAATATGAAAATAAAACAATTAATAAAAAAATGCCCAAGAAGTTTAGAAGATGTTTTTATAGAAAAAATTACTAAACTCGCCATTAGTAAATTAGGAGGAAAAAACGCAGAAGATATCAAAAATAAAGTTGAAGAAATTACAAAGTTGTCATTTACTGAAGAAAATCTATCTAAGATATTAAAAATTTTAGAAGAATTACCAATAAATAATATTTATAGATTAGAAGAAAAAGATGGAACTATATCTCTTTGGCAGATTGTATCTTCTTTATTTTTTTGGGGATGGATTCTGATTTTGCTATTTCTCCCCTTTATTTATTATGAAGAATTTATGGAAAAAATAGATAATCCTTATGGTACCCTAATCTATATCTTGGCAACCACGTTATACTTATTTGTACCGCTTGGCATTTTATTTGCCTTTCGACCAAAATGGACAAAGGAAGTAAAACAACCAATAATTAAAAAAGATGATAAATTTATGAAAGAAAAAAATAATAAAACTATATCTCTTTGGCAGACTGTATTTATATGGACAAGCATTTGGTTTTTAATTCTTTTTTTCTTTCTTTATGGAGTGAGCGATAAAGACGCAAACCTTCCTTATGCCCTATTATTAAGTATTTTTTTATCTATACCGCTTGGCATTTTATTTGCCTTTCGACCAAAATGGACAAAGGAAGTAAAACAACCAATAATTAAAAAGCCGCAAAAAATAAAACAATTAATAATTAAGTTATATTTTTTAATAAAAAGATACATGGCAGAAATGTTTGTAATTTTGGGTGCTTATCTTGTTGGGATAAATTCCACTCCCAAACAACAATGCGATTCTTATAGTGGGTCACCTTTTTTTTCACATATATTGGGAGGAGGGGAAGGAGAGACGTGGACATGTTGGAATACTTACAATAAAGGAGCATTGGGCATAGGGTGGATTATTTTGGCCTTAGGAATAGTTATTTTAGCAAATAGATATTTACCCAGGAGAGATAAAAAATAAAATGAAACTAAAATTAGCCACAAGAATTTACATATGCTCATTCATCGTAATTTTTGGTTTAATTATTTTTTATCATCAATACAATATTGATTCAATAAACAAAAAAGAAAAAGAACAAAAAGAAGCGATCAGAATCCAATCTTGGGAAAAAGCTCACCAAGAAGCCGAGGATGCGCTGCATTATGGCGAATTACATCCCAACGAGCCATATTCTGACGGAAAAGAAGTACTATCTCCCAATGGCGAATTATCGGTTTTTGTACAAAATTATCCGGACAGACCTAGTTTCAAGCTTAATGAAATTTGGATACGAGACAAAAAGAATCACACGGAAAAATTATTAGTAGGGAATATGTTTGAAAATGATGTTCTCTGTGATTTTTCCTCAATAGTTTTTTCTTTTGATGCAAAAAAAATTTATTTTAATAATTATAATGATGGACAAAATGATGAAATTTATGTTGCTGATATTTCTACTGGCGTATTAAAAGATATTTCAGTTGGCGATCCATTTGACGTTATAACCAAAGGAGTATATAAAGGAAAATTGTTTACCTCAAAACATAAATATTACGAAGAAGGAGGTTCTTATGACCATTGGTATATTATTGATGAAAATGATGGTCATGAAATTAAAGATCTCGGCGAATCTACACCACTGGAAAAATTGAAAGAGGAATATGGTTTACTCCACTTATTTTCTGAATTGAACAGTGAGTAGCACAACAAGGTAATTTTCTAAATAGTTTGAATAATTTTGAGGGCAGGGGTATTTAAAAAATGCTTTATTCAAGCAGTTTTTTTATTAACTTTTTCGTTAAAAATGCTATAATAAAAAGAGTTTATATAATTATAAAAAAGATAAAAACTATTCATAAATATTAGAAAAATTAGCAAATATGAGGAATAAAAAATATACAAATCCGAGACCCCAAATACCTGTAGCAACTAAACGAGAAATTAAGATTGAGGCTCGTCATTCTTGTTTAGTTTGCAAGGAAAGAGTTTCTTTAGTTTTACATCACATAGATGGGAATCGTGAAAATAATGACTCCGATAATATTATTAACATATGTAGTAATTGTCACGGCATGGTGCATGATGGGAAAATCACAGCGATTGAACTACGTGAATACAAGCGTAAAGTAAAAGAAGGTGACGAAGAATTGATTAAATTAAGAGAAGCGGTAAGTTACCTTTTAGGTTCAAAACAAATCAGTATCTCAAGCGATTTTGGAAAATTAAAATTTAAATATCAAAACCTATTAAATGATTACGGAGATAAATTAATTTTTTATCAGTCTTTTGTTTTTCTTATCCCAGAATTTTATATTGATAAGCGTGGCGAAGAAATTAGGGCTGTGGTGAGGGATTTACTAAATTTATCTTCAGATGAAGAAAATATGATTATCACCCACCTTATTAGACTTGATTTAATTGAGATTATTGGAGGTTTGATTATCCTGAAAAATAAGGATGATGCAAAGACAGCTCTTAACGAATTAATAAATTCTCATAAAATTGAAATAAATAAGCTTATCAAAAAATTTGTTGAATTATGAAAAATCAGAAACAAATTTTATCAAAATTAATGAATCTTGATAATAAACAGGCTGATAAGTATCTGTCTAATTTTGCTAATGAAATTAAAAAAAGAATCATTTCCAGTAAGGATAATGATAAAATATTTGAAGCAATTGATATTCTTCGTGAGTTTGTTTATAAAGTTCCAAAGCAGACTATTAAGATAGTTAATCATATCATTCACAATCCGAAAGAGCCGAAATTAATAAAAAATCCAATAAGGTTTTTCTATGGTAAAAGCCATTTGGATGTGGTTATAAAAGCATTAGAATTACTTGACCAACTTCGTTATATCTACGCCGATGGTGTTTTACCTATATTAGAAGAAATTATTTTGACTGGGGGTAAAGATGAAAAAAATAAAGCCATTGAAATTGTAAAACATTTTACAAAGTATGATTTTAATGTTCTTTCTAAATCAAAAATTGGGTATGGAGCACAAAGGAAAATCCTTGATTACATTTTGGTATGGTCGATTGAAAAACAAATTGAAAATTTTGATTTTATTGAAGTAGCCACACAAGAACTTTTAGGATCGTCAGTAGAGGGGACGACATCGGGAATAAATAAAGAGTCACAATATACCTTAACAATGCATTTTGGAGTTGTTCAGCCAACTGATTTTTTAAAAAATATTCGCCGTGAGACGATTAATTTAATATTCAATCTTTATAAAAACGTAACTGACGAACAGAAAAAGATAAGATTAGTAAAAATTCTTGAAGAGGCAGTAAGGACACCGATTAATGTAGTTTATAGTGAAAACGTAAGAAAAATGATTATTGATGACGCTCAATATTTATTAACTATTTATAGAGAGATGCTTTTTAAGGACGGTAAATTAGTTGGTAGTATTCCAGTCGCTGAAGAAATAGAGAAGAGGTTTCATTGGTTTTATAGAAGTGGAAAATTAGATACACTTGAAGCTAGAAAATTAAGGAAAGATATTTTGACAGATTCTTTCTATTCTATATTTCGTTTATTTGCTGGCGATGATATTGTTTTTCGTGAAGAAGAAGGCCGAGACAAAGCAGAATCAAGGCGTGGTCAAGCTATTGATACTAAAGTCGCAGAGATTGATGACTCTAATTTAAATAAATGGATTAATACTCTTAATAAAGTTGCAGAACAAATTGGTTTTGTAGCCGATTGGCAATTTAATCCTTTTAAAATGTTTCTAAGAAAATTAGCCGCAAAAAAACCAGACATAGCCTCAACGATATTTAATGATGCTCTAGATAATAATAAACCGATGAAAAATCTTGCTACGCATATTTTAGATGGTTTTCGTGATATTGGTCGTCTTGATTTATGGGATACAACTGTTGAAAAAATAATAGATAAGCAAGAAATTAATTTAATCAGTGCAATTATATATTCACTTAATATCAATAGAGAAGGATTTGATTTGTCAAAAGAAATTCGGGAACAGGATTTAATATTACTTGAAGACATTGTCAGACTAACTGGGAATTTCACTTTTCTCACTAATCAAGAAGGAAATAATTGGACCTTACAGTACGCCATTATTAATGCGCTCACAAGGAATTTCAAGCGTGATCCTATCCGTATTGAAGCTCTTATACTTGAAATGATTCAAAAATATCAAGAAAAAAAAGACTCTCTTGTTAGAGAATTGGAGTTCGGGATTATAAGGGGAGGGGTTGATTATAGCGAATTTAGTAAAAAGGGTATTAATCTTTTAAAATCATTACTTGTGGAATTAGATAATTTAGATTGGGACGCCCAGCACCTATTATTGAATCTTGGCAAAAAGGATATTCAAATAATCTTCGACATATTTTGGGATAGAATCGAGAAAGGTTCAAAGAAAAGAAAGGGTAAAAAAATTTTTGCTGAGGTGGAACGTTATCAGGCAATTCCTTACTATTTTAATGATGATTTGAAAAGATATCTTTCTACTTATCCGCAATTTCAGGTTTTAATTAAGAAATGGCTTAACAAAGTCACTCTTACTTGGTCGCCATATAATTGGAATATCGGTCATTTTCTTAAAAAGATAAACTCATTAACAGTTGTAATTAAAAATATGATTGAATGTGGAGATGAAAATAATTTGACCAAGGCTGTGCAATTAATGGATCAATTTGAAGGTGGCAATATAGAATTAAGTATCGAAATAATTAAAAAAACTAAAAGTAAGAAAAATATAGGCCATATTGAAGGGATGTTATTTTCCACTGGTGTAGTTTCGGGAGAGGATGGAATCGCACGCGTCCATGAAGCAAAAGCAGAGACCTTAAAA
The nucleotide sequence above comes from Patescibacteria group bacterium. Encoded proteins:
- a CDS encoding HNH endonuclease signature motif containing protein, which gives rise to MRNKKYTNPRPQIPVATKREIKIEARHSCLVCKERVSLVLHHIDGNRENNDSDNIINICSNCHGMVHDGKITAIELREYKRKVKEGDEELIKLREAVSYLLGSKQISISSDFGKLKFKYQNLLNDYGDKLIFYQSFVFLIPEFYIDKRGEEIRAVVRDLLNLSSDEENMIITHLIRLDLIEIIGGLIILKNKDDAKTALNELINSHKIEINKLIKKFVEL